From Mytilus edulis chromosome 8, xbMytEdul2.2, whole genome shotgun sequence, one genomic window encodes:
- the LOC139487172 gene encoding uncharacterized protein, translated as MSAEGKPKDKAKLSDSQKDNESTIDPLNRFSESKKFIQNIADVALMMANISQLRAVLGLGDKNEFYIPLLTLIILSLVSHTLFVFITVIRGHFIRKHQTAVRRAVKKSNSQEEKVQPTGNNQLSPGESDADQSKTVGFCCCCVKKERIEEYSDTTYCQCPHCHTDLYLGYLCFFFVFITICANIGITGIGISGDCKS; from the coding sequence cttTCAGATTCGCAAAAAGACAACGAGAGTACTATCGACCCTTTAAACAGATTTTCAGAGAGCAAGAAATTTATACAAAACATAGCAGATGTTGCTCTTAtgatggcaaatatttcacaGCTGCGAGCAGTTTTGGGTCTAGGGGACAAAAACGAATTTTATATTCCTCTTCTTACACTTATAATTCTATCATTAGTGTCACACACGTTGTTCGTTTTTATCACTGTAATTAGAGGACATTTCATTCGGAAACATCAAACTGCCGTGCGTCGAGCGGTGAAGAAGTCCAATTCACAAGAGGAGAAAGTACAGCCTACTGGAAATAACCAACTATCACCGGGAGAATCGGACGCAGATCAGTCAAAGACAGTGGGGTTTTGTTGCTGCTGTGTTAAAAAGGAAAGAATTGAAGAGTATTCCGATACCACTTATTGCCAGTGTCCACATTGCCATACCGATCTTTATCTAGgatatttatgtttctttttcgTATTCATAACTATTTGTGCTAATATAGGAATTACTGGCATTGGCATTTCTGGAGACTGCAAATCTTAA